Proteins encoded together in one Gigantopelta aegis isolate Gae_Host chromosome 8, Gae_host_genome, whole genome shotgun sequence window:
- the LOC121378595 gene encoding uncharacterized protein LOC121378595, whose product MNSDYWEDDFSDHSSDIGSVRSEVRSTMPQLVSSQCYGRGKSLSDIIFPRIPRHLRNIPQKTQPTEFQSRGRGRAHVLKERIENLESSSRSSSQESLSSLLQAMDATSRPGNSAKPESSVEKTSKNIYDTLFLDLTDSATEDAEDGDTDFVVPPLPSKRNFSFRPCVPPALRKPVPNLKCMDDFPSLSGDAESTATHESDPMTESSSRTSCFEDTELPKTLDDVVPVSFVEEADLLAELPSNWTVKKSKNKSKTKQKLKKGCKKVEKSNDKKDCFSVPSGLRKVSLQGSDSTTHVATEGWVVKGDNVIQIEGLPSIGDTSNLEDLISSFGTVLNMQHRLLSDKRVIRIRYNTAEACEWAMACLHDSDCIFSDSNCVLVCSVVQD is encoded by the exons ATGAATTCTGATTATTGGGAAGATGACTTCTCTGACCATTCTTCAGATATTGGAAGTGTAAGGAGTGAGGTTCGATCCACCATGCCCCAGCTTGTCAGCAGTCAATGCTATGGCCGAGGCAAATCTCTGTCTGACATCATTTTTCCTAGAATACCCAGACATTTGAGGAATATACCACAGAAAACCCAG CCAACAGAATTTCAAAGTCGAGGTCGCGGGAGAGCCCATGTTTTAAAAGAGCGGATCGAGAATTTGGAGTCATCCAGCAGGTCCAGCAGCCAGGAGTCGTTGTCATCTCTCTTACAGGCAATGGATGCCACATCGAGGCCCGGGAATTCTGCTAAACCAGAATCATCAGTTGAGAAAACCTCGAAAAACATCTATGATACACTGTTTTTGGAT TTGACCGATTCAGCTACAGAAGATGCAGAGGATGGAGACACAGATTTTGTTGTGCCCCCTCTTCCTTCCAAGAGAAACTTTTCATTCCGCCCTTGTGTTCCTCCTGCCCTGAGAAAACCTGTTCCCAATTTGAAGTGTATGGACGACTTCCCTAGTCTTAGTGGTGATGCAGAAAGTACTGCTACACATGAATCGGACCCTATGACTGAATCATCATCTAGAACTTCATGTTTTGAGGACACAGAGTTGCCAAAAACCTTAGATGATGTTGTGCCTGTGTCTTTTGTTGAAGAGGCAGATTTATTAGCAGAATTACCAAGTAACTGGACAGTGAAAAAAtcgaaaaataaatcaaaaacaaaacaaaagttgaagAAAGGATGCAAGAAAGTTGAAAAAAGTAATGATAAAAAAGACTGTTTCAGTGTTCCTTCAGGACTTAGAAAGGTGTCACTCCAGGGTTCAGACTCCACGACACATGTGGCAACTGAAGGCTGGGTGGTGAAGGGAGATAACGTGATTCAAATAGAGGGACTTCCGTCAATTGGGGACACTAGCAATCTGGAGGATCTGATTTCATCATTCGGCACAGTTCTTAATATGCAACACAGATTGCTGAGTGACAAGCGTGTGATACGAATTAG GTACAACACTGCCGAGGCGTGTGAATGGGCCATGGCTTGTCTTCATGACTCAGACTGTATTTTTTCAG ATTCCAACTGTGTCCTTGTGTGTTCGGTGGTACAAGATTGA
- the LOC121378594 gene encoding cytochrome c oxidase assembly protein COX19-like yields MSTQMTFANKSFVKPPEKGSFPLDHKGECKEVMFKYMRCLRRNELENTKCRETSLEYLKCRMEKNLMQKEDYDKLGFRDIIQEDSQKVNDAT; encoded by the exons ATGTCGACACAAATGACTTTTGCGAATAAGTCTTTTGTAAAACCGCCGGAGAAGGGCAGCTTCCCATTAGATCACAAGG GTGAATGTAAAGAGGTCATGTTTAAGTACATGCGGTGTCTTCGGCGTAATGAACTAGAAAACACCAAATGCAGAGAAACGTCCCTCGAGTACCTGAAGTGCAGAATGGAAAA aaacTTGATGCAGAAAGAAGACTATGATAAACTTGGATTTCGAGATATTATTCAGGAGGATAGCCAGAAAGTTAATGATGCTACGTGA